A stretch of Exiguobacterium sp. BMC-KP DNA encodes these proteins:
- the rarD gene encoding EamA family transporter RarD produces the protein MTVDKRGMSATFVAYVIGGLLPIYKVFAAGIPAWTVVSIRILSAFIFVTLLLRLTKKFRFVRQLWQNKRQRYTVLAAGLVLGGNWSLYLYAIGEGYIVESSLGYYINPLVSVLFGLIFFKERLTRPQIIAILSAVIGVMILTLGYGQFPIIAFSLAISFAFYGVLKKKAAAEPLSGLFLETLVTLPFALLTLGVTDSQPLTIPTSALLAIIMLGIATAVQLMLFGYGMPKIPFVYVGILQYIAPTLTLLLGIYLFNDVFTTIHFIAFLFIWIAVALFTISGLSAGKMRMKKVS, from the coding sequence ATGACCGTGGATAAACGGGGAATGAGTGCGACATTCGTCGCCTACGTGATTGGTGGACTGTTGCCGATCTACAAAGTATTTGCTGCTGGTATTCCAGCATGGACGGTCGTTTCAATCCGGATTTTAAGTGCGTTCATTTTCGTGACGCTGTTACTACGACTGACGAAGAAGTTTCGATTTGTTCGTCAACTGTGGCAAAACAAACGCCAACGTTATACCGTGCTTGCGGCAGGACTTGTATTAGGTGGGAACTGGTCGCTCTATTTATATGCCATCGGGGAAGGCTATATCGTTGAGTCGTCACTTGGGTATTATATCAATCCGCTCGTCAGTGTCTTGTTCGGCTTGATCTTTTTTAAGGAGCGTCTGACGCGTCCGCAAATCATCGCGATTTTATCAGCGGTAATCGGTGTGATGATTTTAACGCTCGGTTACGGACAATTTCCGATCATCGCCTTTTCGCTCGCCATTTCGTTTGCGTTTTACGGTGTACTGAAAAAAAAGGCGGCAGCGGAACCATTATCTGGACTATTTTTAGAGACGCTCGTCACGCTACCATTCGCTCTCTTGACGCTTGGTGTGACAGATAGTCAACCGCTAACGATTCCAACGAGTGCGTTACTTGCGATCATCATGCTCGGAATCGCAACAGCAGTCCAATTAATGTTATTCGGATACGGGATGCCGAAAATCCCGTTCGTCTATGTCGGAATTCTACAGTACATTGCACCGACGTTAACGCTACTCCTTGGAATTTATCTATTTAATGACGTCTTCACGACGATTCACTTCATCGCCTTCCTGTTCATCTGGATTGCTGTTGCTTTATTTACAATCAGCGGTTTATCGGCAGGGAAGATGCGGATGAAGAAAGTGTCATAA